Genomic window (Planctomycetota bacterium):
CGCGATTCCATGACCGATCGTCCGCTGGCGGAACTGGTGGGAGTGACGAAGTCCTACGGCTCGGCGGACGGGGGCGTTCCGGTGCTGCGCGGGGTGGATTTCGCGGTGGCCCCGGGCGAGTCGGTGGCGGTGGTGGGGCCTTCCGGGTGCGGGAAGAGCACGCTTCTGAACATCCTGGGGACGCTGGATCGGCCGACGTCGGGGCGGGTG
Coding sequences:
- a CDS encoding ATP-binding cassette domain-containing protein: MTDRPLAELVGVTKSYGSADGGVPVLRGVDFAVAPGESVAVVGPSGCGKSTLLNILGTLDRPTSGRV